In Aliivibrio wodanis, a genomic segment contains:
- a CDS encoding putative uncharacterized protein (No significant database matches): protein MNKSLNIVNNYLSQFDWEEEDKRKFITLFNESLTVIENNAEVRKGVNQYITIASQIISGVSRKVHNLDLSKLITLLNDKGDRFVELFGSSQEIICSIYELAGSLSEASLEQLNELEACIVTLLWSNRKSHSVSTFYEAMNDYLSSVNKTPCTQQDLFSSLTRLISIKSVIKSRGLYILIEEVKFS from the coding sequence ATGAATAAATCACTAAACATTGTTAATAATTATTTATCTCAGTTTGATTGGGAAGAAGAAGATAAAAGAAAGTTCATAACTCTATTTAATGAAAGTTTAACTGTTATTGAAAATAATGCTGAAGTGCGAAAAGGGGTAAATCAGTATATTACGATTGCATCTCAGATTATTAGTGGTGTATCTCGTAAAGTACATAATCTAGACTTAAGCAAATTAATTACTCTCTTAAATGACAAAGGTGATCGGTTTGTTGAACTGTTCGGATCGTCACAGGAAATCATTTGTTCAATTTATGAACTAGCAGGCAGCCTTTCTGAAGCTAGTCTAGAACAGTTGAATGAACTTGAAGCATGCATTGTTACCTTATTGTGGTCGAATAGAAAAAGTCATTCGGTGAGCACTTTTTATGAAGCTATGAATGACTATTTGTCATCAGTAAATAAGACTCCATGCACCCAGCAAGATTTATTTAGCTCATTAACTCGACTTATTAGTATCAAAAGTGTCATTAAAT